A single genomic interval of Paenibacillus macerans harbors:
- a CDS encoding sensor histidine kinase, giving the protein MKKKYTSSCIQVFFILNCFLSSIILCIHIALFSNFHETIVQVECLLSIGGILLVNFLLFIFVKYSNHIYKELLDQQSLNCATKSAMRYYDYLDKSQNDIRKIKHDMRNTLLTLQGLLIDRRLDEAEKVTAEILAEIKNTETQKYTPDNVLNYLLSEKIRLAAAKNIKVSVHCLLPEAISLNNKIISVIFGNLLDNAIEACDKVTEGEKEINLNIKYCQAQLYIEISNSFNPKVTGRRLATNKLNRREHGFGLKSIKQIVQRNSGILDIKTNENKFYVSILLQV; this is encoded by the coding sequence ATGAAGAAAAAATATACATCTTCCTGCATACAAGTTTTTTTTATTTTAAACTGTTTCCTCTCTTCGATTATTTTGTGTATACATATCGCTTTGTTCTCCAATTTTCATGAAACTATTGTCCAAGTGGAGTGTTTACTTTCAATAGGGGGAATTTTATTGGTGAATTTCCTCTTATTCATTTTTGTAAAGTATTCAAATCATATTTATAAAGAATTACTGGATCAACAATCACTAAATTGCGCCACTAAATCCGCAATGCGATATTATGATTATTTAGATAAATCCCAGAACGATATCCGTAAAATCAAGCATGATATGAGAAATACATTGTTAACTTTGCAGGGGTTGTTAATAGATCGCCGACTTGATGAAGCAGAGAAAGTTACCGCAGAGATTCTCGCAGAAATAAAAAATACCGAAACACAGAAATATACACCTGACAACGTACTTAATTACTTGCTGAGTGAAAAAATAAGACTGGCTGCCGCAAAAAATATCAAAGTAAGTGTTCATTGTTTGCTGCCCGAGGCGATTTCTCTAAACAACAAGATTATATCGGTGATATTTGGTAATTTATTGGATAATGCCATTGAAGCATGCGATAAGGTTACTGAAGGTGAAAAAGAAATAAATTTGAATATAAAATATTGTCAAGCGCAGCTTTATATTGAAATATCAAACTCTTTTAATCCGAAAGTGACAGGAAGAAGATTGGCTACCAATAAATTAAATCGAAGAGAGCATGGTTTTGGTTTAAAAAGTATTAAGCAGATCGTCCAGAGGAACTCAGGAATATTGGATATAAAAACCAATGAAAACAAATTTTATGTTAGCATTCTATTACAGGTTTAA
- a CDS encoding ABC transporter permease: MIKVKNSKIVHYLADKSLQANKTRNIIAIIAIALTALLFTTLFTMGLGTVESLQQATMRQAGSDGHAVLKYLTDDEFNKVKSHPLIKEIAYERLLSSKITNRELLKRHAEFWYYDEVGLKLGFIELEEGRQPVAENEVIADSETLKLLDVPLKVGTPLTLNLLIHDKEVQRDFILSGWWKSDPVFNVGQIFASKAYVDAHAEELHSTYKQDCDTTGVISAYLMFDNSLDLQGKLNQVINESGFSLDKNASNYIEGNVNWSYLSTNFSFDGGTIVALSAGLLLIMLTGYLIIYNIFQISVMRDIRFYGLLKTIGTSSRQIRRIIRRQALFLSAIGVPIGLLGGYFVGKSFVPLLMSNSSFVSGEVKVSPSPWIFIGSALFAVMTVMISTFKPGRMAAAVSPVEAARYVDRGTTRRIGKPKKSANGAKMPLMAYANLGRHKKRTVLVVISLALSLVLLNTTFTLSQSMDMDKYLASYIDSDFLIAHADYFKENFTGLDNETSESFVQAVQQQPGFEEGGRIYSGTNIFSVDYIKNEEGYEPDARGHLPVTAYGLEKLPLHRLQWIDGKSDFNKLASGNYILEGVPLDDNNNPEMQYARYQIGQKVTLHSDQMNTSREFTVLGHVGLTSTNSGTDAAGYASFYLPAEIFKSLVKQPAVMSYAFNISTDQETAMEAFLKNYTETTEPMMHYRSKFIVMNEFKGLQDTVNMIGGTLSLIIGLIGMLNFANAILTGILTRRQEFAILQSIGMTMKQLRTMLVYEGLYYVAGTSLCSVLLGSLFSVLVAKPLSNLMWFMNYHFILWPQIAMLPILLVMGGCLPIAIYAWSGKQSIVERLRSIE, translated from the coding sequence ATGATCAAAGTAAAGAACAGTAAAATCGTTCATTATTTAGCGGACAAAAGTTTACAAGCGAATAAAACCCGCAATATTATTGCGATTATTGCGATTGCCTTAACCGCTTTATTGTTTACAACTTTGTTTACTATGGGACTTGGCACAGTGGAAAGCTTACAGCAAGCTACGATGAGGCAGGCAGGCAGCGATGGTCATGCCGTACTTAAATATCTTACCGATGATGAATTTAACAAAGTCAAAAGCCACCCGCTTATCAAAGAAATCGCTTATGAACGCTTGTTAAGCAGTAAGATAACAAATCGAGAACTTTTAAAGCGCCATGCGGAATTTTGGTATTATGACGAGGTCGGGCTTAAACTCGGTTTTATTGAGCTTGAAGAGGGGCGCCAACCGGTAGCGGAAAATGAAGTCATTGCTGATTCGGAAACCCTAAAGTTACTCGACGTACCATTAAAGGTAGGTACCCCCTTAACCCTTAATCTTCTGATCCACGACAAAGAAGTGCAGCGTGACTTTATTCTTTCCGGTTGGTGGAAAAGCGACCCCGTGTTCAACGTAGGTCAAATCTTTGCTTCCAAAGCCTATGTGGATGCTCATGCGGAAGAATTGCACAGCACCTATAAGCAGGATTGTGATACCACCGGAGTAATCAGCGCATATCTCATGTTTGATAATAGCTTGGACTTGCAAGGAAAACTTAATCAAGTGATTAATGAAAGCGGCTTTTCCCTTGATAAAAATGCTTCCAACTATATTGAAGGTAATGTTAACTGGTCGTACCTCTCCACCAATTTCTCTTTTGACGGGGGAACAATTGTTGCGCTATCTGCCGGGCTGCTGCTTATTATGCTCACCGGATACTTAATCATCTACAATATTTTTCAAATCTCGGTGATGCGGGATATTCGCTTCTACGGTCTTCTAAAAACGATCGGCACAAGCAGCCGGCAAATCCGCCGAATTATTCGCAGACAAGCGCTGTTTCTTTCGGCAATCGGAGTCCCTATCGGGCTGCTGGGCGGTTATTTTGTAGGTAAATCGTTTGTCCCATTACTGATGAGCAACTCTTCATTCGTGAGCGGCGAAGTGAAAGTATCTCCAAGCCCTTGGATTTTTATCGGCTCCGCTCTATTCGCTGTCATGACTGTTATGATCAGCACTTTTAAACCCGGCAGAATGGCTGCGGCGGTGTCGCCGGTTGAAGCTGCAAGGTATGTGGATCGAGGAACTACCAGGCGGATCGGCAAACCAAAGAAATCGGCCAACGGTGCAAAAATGCCGCTGATGGCCTACGCTAATCTGGGCCGCCATAAAAAGCGTACCGTCCTGGTCGTAATCAGCCTTGCTTTGAGCCTAGTGCTTTTAAACACAACGTTTACGTTATCCCAAAGTATGGATATGGATAAATATTTGGCCAGTTATATCGATAGCGACTTTCTCATTGCGCATGCCGATTATTTTAAAGAAAATTTCACCGGCCTCGACAACGAGACATCGGAAAGCTTTGTCCAAGCCGTACAGCAACAACCTGGTTTTGAAGAAGGAGGGCGTATATACAGCGGGACAAATATATTCTCTGTTGATTATATTAAGAATGAAGAGGGATACGAACCCGATGCTCGTGGGCACTTGCCCGTAACCGCGTATGGGTTGGAAAAACTGCCTCTTCACCGGCTTCAATGGATTGACGGTAAATCTGATTTTAACAAGCTCGCTTCAGGAAATTATATTTTGGAAGGAGTTCCTCTGGACGATAATAACAACCCGGAGATGCAATATGCCAGATATCAGATAGGTCAAAAGGTGACCCTTCATTCGGATCAAATGAATACAAGTCGTGAATTTACGGTTCTTGGTCATGTAGGCTTAACAAGTACCAATTCGGGTACGGACGCCGCGGGTTACGCCAGCTTTTACCTTCCAGCGGAAATCTTCAAGTCTCTTGTTAAACAGCCTGCTGTAATGAGCTATGCTTTTAATATTTCCACGGATCAGGAAACAGCGATGGAGGCTTTTTTAAAGAATTATACGGAAACAACCGAGCCTATGATGCACTACAGATCCAAATTTATAGTTATGAATGAATTTAAGGGGCTTCAGGATACGGTTAATATGATTGGCGGTACGCTCAGCTTAATCATTGGTTTGATCGGTATGCTTAATTTTGCGAACGCAATTCTTACCGGAATTTTAACCCGGCGGCAGGAATTCGCCATATTGCAAAGTATCGGAATGACAATGAAGCAATTAAGGACCATGCTCGTTTATGAAGGATTGTACTATGTAGCGGGAACTAGTTTATGTTCCGTCTTATTAGGAAGTCTCTTTTCCGTCTTGGTTGCGAAACCGTTAAGCAATTTGATGTGGTTTATGAATTATCATTTTATTCTCTGGCCGCAGATTGCCATGCTGCCGATTCTTCTGGTAATGGGGGGTTGTCTTCCCATTGCTATCTACGCTTGGAGCGGCAAACAAAGTATTGTTGAACGGCTTCGTTCCATTGAATAA
- a CDS encoding radical SAM/SPASM domain-containing protein encodes MNFTYWVTEDCNLRCSYCYVNKAPQKMDQETAAKSVQFTEKILAANPVKRNDKIHIGLHGGEPLLNFSIVRYLIEELKAKITGNVTFSMTTNGTIQQYEILDYVANQVELSVSIDGKQESHDINRLYKNGQGSYKRVIQTLDYLNSQSIIYRVRMTITPNNVAYLTDNFIDLYERGCPVVAFALDDSNLHWNKQLMEIYQRNLNEIFSYLVKKNFTDAQYYLFNFKNEYFRPRGTCDGCHTSFHFSSEGKIYPCIFAVGHEEFAMGSVFTGLDAARLSYLDKINQKDEGNCTKCAMYNNCRSKVCKIINKIQTENFYKASPVLCTAQKIHYSTVKKYDYILENFIANH; translated from the coding sequence ATGAATTTTACGTATTGGGTGACAGAAGATTGTAATTTACGATGCAGTTATTGTTATGTCAATAAAGCTCCACAAAAGATGGATCAGGAAACAGCAGCCAAGTCCGTGCAATTCACTGAAAAAATACTTGCCGCAAATCCGGTAAAACGTAACGATAAAATCCACATTGGGTTGCATGGCGGTGAACCATTGCTTAATTTTTCAATCGTCCGTTACCTTATCGAAGAATTAAAAGCCAAAATTACCGGAAACGTTACTTTTTCAATGACCACAAACGGAACAATTCAGCAGTATGAGATACTTGATTACGTTGCGAATCAGGTGGAATTATCCGTAAGTATAGACGGAAAACAAGAAAGCCACGATATCAACCGCCTCTATAAAAATGGACAAGGCAGCTATAAACGGGTGATTCAAACCCTTGACTATTTAAACAGTCAGTCCATCATTTACCGGGTAAGAATGACAATCACCCCCAACAATGTCGCTTATCTGACCGATAACTTTATTGACCTTTATGAAAGAGGCTGCCCGGTGGTTGCATTTGCTCTGGATGACAGCAATCTTCATTGGAACAAACAGCTTATGGAAATCTATCAGCGAAATTTAAATGAGATTTTTTCATATTTGGTGAAAAAGAATTTTACTGATGCCCAGTATTATCTGTTTAATTTCAAAAACGAATATTTCAGGCCCAGAGGTACCTGTGACGGTTGTCATACAAGTTTTCATTTCTCCAGTGAAGGAAAAATTTATCCTTGTATTTTTGCTGTAGGTCATGAGGAATTCGCCATGGGCAGCGTATTTACCGGGTTGGATGCAGCGCGCTTATCCTATTTGGATAAAATTAATCAAAAAGATGAAGGTAACTGCACGAAATGCGCTATGTACAATAATTGTCGGAGTAAAGTCTGCAAGATTATCAATAAAATTCAAACCGAAAATTTCTACAAGGCGTCACCTGTATTGTGTACAGCTCAAAAAATCCACTACTCTACAGTCAAAAAATATGACTACATATTGGAAAATTTCATAGCAAACCATTGA
- a CDS encoding radical SAM/SPASM domain-containing protein, whose product MKYVFNPYLHELFHDQQAIIANTKTGNFLRTSKSYYHVLKELIDSEETGQLLNLTEDAPHSEVVQNLKKLFDALVNIECILTEDQLADIYRERLDVVYLALTNKCNLKCKHCSASADIRFTDALTTDKIKETIDRIVKLRPEAVNLTGGEPMMRVDFMEVLAYLRAKYDGAVLLATNGLFINEKNAGQLLKYIDHISFSVDGYDEETCAKIRGRGIFGRVIRNIHLLKSLGFKKISLSMTITNYTYDGGRERFLHLCEQLEVEPIVRTLTSEGRAGVNSEELFPSQPLAAKNVPKDLNCRLCSPGKRELFIGANGNIYPCGGLMESDHFILGNIFNNDLLELLTIGNSQVDFSPVDRARPWNLEPCKSCDVNLFCHHCISNIYYLRLNKPLFAAVCQQHKAELTQAIWKD is encoded by the coding sequence ATGAAATATGTATTTAATCCTTACTTGCATGAGTTATTCCACGATCAACAGGCCATTATCGCCAATACGAAAACAGGCAACTTTCTGAGGACCTCCAAATCCTATTATCACGTACTAAAAGAACTGATCGATTCCGAAGAAACCGGACAGTTGTTAAATTTAACGGAAGATGCGCCTCACTCTGAAGTTGTTCAGAATTTAAAGAAACTGTTTGATGCCCTGGTGAATATCGAATGCATTCTAACGGAAGATCAATTAGCAGATATCTATCGGGAACGCCTGGATGTCGTTTACCTGGCCTTGACCAATAAATGCAATCTGAAATGCAAGCACTGCAGCGCTTCCGCCGATATCCGTTTCACCGATGCACTAACAACAGACAAGATTAAGGAAACTATTGACCGGATCGTCAAACTCCGGCCTGAAGCCGTCAATTTAACGGGTGGAGAACCAATGATGCGCGTTGACTTCATGGAGGTACTGGCTTATCTAAGAGCCAAGTACGACGGGGCGGTTTTATTAGCCACAAACGGTCTATTTATAAACGAAAAAAATGCCGGACAGCTATTGAAATATATCGATCATATCTCTTTTAGTGTCGACGGATATGATGAAGAGACCTGTGCCAAGATCAGAGGCAGAGGCATATTTGGCAGAGTTATCCGAAATATCCATCTGTTAAAAAGTCTAGGGTTCAAGAAAATTTCTTTATCCATGACCATAACAAATTATACTTATGATGGAGGTAGAGAGCGCTTCCTTCATTTATGTGAGCAACTAGAGGTGGAGCCAATTGTTCGCACTTTAACATCGGAAGGCAGAGCGGGGGTAAATAGTGAGGAGCTTTTCCCTTCTCAGCCCCTTGCAGCAAAAAATGTCCCTAAAGACTTAAACTGTAGGTTATGTTCTCCCGGTAAAAGGGAGTTGTTTATTGGCGCAAATGGAAATATTTATCCGTGCGGCGGATTGATGGAGTCGGATCATTTTATATTAGGCAATATCTTTAATAATGATTTACTGGAATTATTAACTATCGGAAACTCACAAGTTGACTTTTCTCCCGTCGATCGGGCAAGACCTTGGAATCTCGAACCTTGCAAGAGCTGCGATGTCAACTTATTTTGCCACCATTGCATCAGCAATATTTATTACCTGCGGCTGAATAAGCCGTTGTTTGCTGCCGTATGCCAACAACACAAGGCGGAATTAACGCAAGCTATCTGGAAGGATTAG
- a CDS encoding ABC transporter transmembrane domain-containing protein produces MFGKYKWIAAGVGHLHLFVLLLLMLQAADAVVSTLIPQYISKIIDAGLELRDISLIFKFMMISIGLYVLSHCFSLFSEFIFTALAKRISFNLKQKLLAKLFRLPGETINAHNDKLLSLFTNDVGIIERWLSNGIPIFISNLLFLIVITIVLLVYNSKLFIIILLVMLLSFISQTYFNKKITEKSKIVLEAYDDSFYYIRGTLHSILYSIGLGLKDYVLSNYMPLEEKALEANRKRGNTLKIAAIVPSIIILVGNVFLLGVGALLVMHDQITVGILTVFVYYSNQIIGPIKAVTNYVAGWKQAKVSIDRVELIMNAEEVD; encoded by the coding sequence ATGTTCGGGAAGTATAAGTGGATTGCCGCCGGAGTCGGCCATCTCCATCTTTTTGTTCTCCTGCTATTAATGCTTCAGGCTGCGGATGCCGTAGTCAGCACGTTGATTCCGCAATACATCAGCAAAATTATAGACGCCGGGTTGGAGTTGCGAGACATTTCCTTGATCTTTAAGTTTATGATGATCTCCATAGGATTGTATGTTCTGTCTCACTGCTTCAGCCTGTTTTCCGAGTTTATTTTTACCGCATTAGCGAAACGAATATCATTTAATCTGAAACAAAAATTGCTGGCCAAGCTCTTTCGTTTACCCGGAGAGACGATAAATGCACATAATGATAAGCTGCTATCCTTGTTTACAAACGATGTAGGAATTATTGAAAGATGGCTGTCCAACGGCATTCCGATTTTTATATCCAACCTGCTGTTTCTTATAGTGATTACAATAGTTCTGCTAGTTTACAATTCTAAATTATTTATTATCATCCTTTTGGTTATGTTGCTGTCGTTCATCAGCCAGACGTATTTTAACAAAAAAATCACGGAAAAAAGCAAAATCGTGTTGGAAGCCTATGATGACTCTTTCTATTACATAAGAGGGACGCTTCATTCCATACTGTATTCTATCGGACTGGGATTGAAAGACTATGTTTTAAGCAACTATATGCCGTTAGAGGAGAAGGCGCTTGAAGCAAACCGAAAAAGGGGAAACACGCTTAAAATAGCCGCTATCGTTCCTTCAATTATCATTTTGGTCGGGAATGTTTTTCTTTTGGGCGTCGGAGCGTTATTGGTTATGCACGATCAAATAACCGTAGGAATATTAACGGTGTTTGTATATTACTCAAATCAAATAATAGGACCGATTAAAGCGGTGACTAACTACGTTGCCGGCTGGAAACAGGCCAAAGTATCCATCGACAGAGTCGAGTTAATTATGAACGCCGAAGAGGTGGATTAA
- a CDS encoding ABC transporter permease — MIKVKNKKVIRKLADKSYKTNKTRNLIAILAIALTSLLFTVLYTMGLGTVDSIQQTTLRQAGGGHAVLKHIDDEVFTKIKEHPLIKEIAYRRILSDGVLNNEFLKRQTEFWYYDDAALKLGFIKLAGGRKPVAENEVIADTQTLQLLGIPLKVGEPLTLQLDIRGKQVERRFNLSGWWKSDPMFNAGQIYASRAYLDAHHAELQNTYKKDKFYTGTIHPTIMFNNSLDLRGKLDKVIIESGYSLDEEAANYVESNVNWAYLAANFGNMDPGIIVALILMLLLIMFTGYLIIYNIFQISVIRDIRFYGLLKMIGTSGRQIRQIIHRQAMLLSVIGIPLGLIIGYIVGKSLVPLIINNTNLAGAEASVSPSPWIFILAALFTLITVFISTSKPGKAASSVSPVAATKYVDRIPGNKTMPLKSTRGVSMRSMARANLGRSRKRTLMVAISLSLSPVLLNTAFDLSQSIDTNKYLSSQFGDTDFLIGHADLFKQEFVGHENGTSESFIQAVQDQPGFEEGCRLYGDRNVFTVDKSKPAGDVNDGVDAYGNYIAQVFGLEELCMGYLQIMDGELDSGKLASGRYILEGVDLNDYGEPYWERTKYKVGEKVTLHKFMGNEEATMDRYKTFHFTVLGHVAMKEYSNSDSRAMSYNFYLPADIYKSLTRQRTVMSYAFNVSSNEEAGMEHFLKSYTKTTEPFMDYRSKFTVLNEVSGMQTTVKMIGGTLSLIIGLIGVLNFVNAILTSIITRQQELAMLQSIGMTKRQLRSMLAFEGFYYALGTSLLSILLAIISSVFIVRPLSNTIWYCSYHFVIWPVLAVLPILFALGTLIPLAVYSSNSKRSIVEQLRLAE, encoded by the coding sequence ATGATCAAAGTAAAGAATAAAAAAGTCATCCGTAAGCTGGCGGATAAAAGTTATAAAACCAATAAAACGAGAAATCTCATCGCCATTTTAGCGATAGCTCTCACTTCATTGTTATTTACGGTGCTGTACACCATGGGCTTAGGCACCGTGGACAGCATACAGCAGACTACGCTGCGGCAGGCTGGCGGCGGTCATGCTGTCCTCAAACATATTGATGATGAGGTATTCACGAAGATTAAGGAACATCCTTTGATCAAAGAAATCGCCTATAGACGAATTTTGAGCGACGGTGTTTTAAACAATGAATTTTTAAAACGACAAACAGAGTTTTGGTATTACGATGATGCAGCGCTAAAGCTCGGATTCATTAAGCTGGCTGGCGGCCGTAAGCCTGTAGCCGAAAATGAAGTAATCGCCGATACCCAAACATTGCAGTTGCTGGGGATTCCCTTAAAGGTTGGCGAGCCTTTAACCCTGCAGCTTGACATTCGCGGCAAACAGGTTGAACGCAGGTTTAACCTTTCCGGCTGGTGGAAGAGCGACCCGATGTTTAATGCGGGACAAATCTACGCTTCCAGAGCTTATTTGGATGCGCATCACGCTGAACTGCAGAACACATATAAGAAAGACAAGTTTTATACAGGGACTATTCACCCTACTATCATGTTCAACAATAGTCTTGATTTGCGCGGCAAACTCGATAAAGTGATCATTGAGAGCGGATATTCTCTTGATGAAGAGGCAGCAAACTATGTCGAGAGTAATGTAAATTGGGCGTACCTTGCAGCCAATTTCGGTAATATGGACCCTGGAATCATAGTTGCGCTTATTTTAATGCTGCTGCTGATCATGTTTACCGGGTATTTGATTATTTATAATATTTTTCAAATTTCGGTAATACGAGATATTCGTTTTTACGGCCTCCTGAAGATGATCGGCACCAGCGGCAGACAGATCCGCCAGATTATTCACCGACAAGCCATGCTCCTGTCGGTCATCGGCATCCCCCTCGGCTTAATCATAGGCTACATAGTGGGAAAGTCGCTTGTTCCTCTGATTATAAACAACACGAACTTAGCCGGCGCGGAAGCATCGGTATCCCCGAGTCCGTGGATTTTTATATTGGCCGCGCTGTTTACACTTATCACGGTGTTTATAAGTACCAGCAAGCCGGGCAAAGCAGCCTCAAGCGTGTCGCCGGTCGCGGCGACGAAATATGTAGACCGAATTCCCGGGAACAAGACCATGCCGTTGAAATCCACACGCGGCGTAAGCATGCGCAGCATGGCCCGGGCTAATCTGGGGCGCAGTAGAAAACGTACACTTATGGTCGCGATCAGTTTATCCTTAAGTCCCGTACTCCTGAACACCGCGTTTGACCTCTCGCAAAGTATAGATACAAACAAATATTTGTCATCCCAGTTTGGCGATACGGACTTTCTTATCGGACATGCGGATTTGTTCAAACAGGAGTTTGTCGGACATGAAAACGGAACTTCCGAAAGCTTTATTCAAGCGGTTCAAGATCAGCCGGGTTTTGAAGAAGGTTGCCGATTATACGGAGACCGAAATGTATTTACGGTTGACAAATCAAAGCCTGCTGGAGATGTGAACGATGGAGTTGATGCCTACGGCAATTACATTGCCCAAGTATTCGGACTTGAAGAGTTGTGCATGGGCTATCTTCAAATCATGGACGGTGAGCTCGATTCTGGCAAGTTAGCTTCAGGCAGATATATTTTGGAGGGCGTCGATCTCAACGATTACGGCGAACCATATTGGGAACGAACGAAATACAAAGTGGGCGAGAAAGTTACGCTTCATAAGTTTATGGGGAACGAGGAAGCTACGATGGACCGATATAAAACCTTTCATTTTACGGTACTCGGTCATGTGGCTATGAAGGAGTACTCTAATTCTGATAGCAGAGCAATGAGTTATAACTTTTATCTCCCTGCGGACATCTATAAGTCATTGACGCGGCAACGCACGGTGATGAGTTATGCTTTTAATGTATCCTCCAATGAAGAAGCCGGCATGGAACACTTTTTGAAAAGTTACACCAAGACAACAGAACCGTTCATGGATTACCGGTCCAAATTTACCGTGTTAAATGAAGTATCGGGAATGCAAACAACGGTGAAGATGATTGGCGGCACGCTTAGCCTAATCATTGGTCTGATCGGTGTCCTAAATTTTGTAAATGCAATTCTAACCAGCATTATCACCCGGCAGCAAGAGCTGGCCATGTTGCAAAGTATCGGTATGACCAAACGGCAATTACGCAGCATGCTGGCTTTTGAAGGATTTTATTATGCGTTGGGCACTAGTTTGCTCTCTATCCTGCTAGCTATCATATCTTCAGTCTTCATTGTAAGACCTTTGAGTAATACCATTTGGTATTGTAGCTACCATTTTGTTATTTGGCCTGTACTAGCTGTATTGCCTATATTGTTTGCTCTCGGTACCCTCATTCCATTAGCGGTCTATTCTTCGAACAGCAAACGAAGTATTGTGGAGCAGCTTAGGCTGGCAGAATAA
- a CDS encoding ABC transporter ATP-binding protein has protein sequence MKILEANNLKKFYGSGETAVHALDGVTLEVEHGEFVAIVGTSGSGKSTLLHMLGGLDRPTSGSVTVDGKDIFSLKDEELTIFRRRKIGFVFQNYNLVPVLNVYENIVLPIELDGKQADKNYVDKIVNTLGLENKLNNLPNNLSGGQQQRVAIARALAAKPAIILADEPTGNLDSKTSMDVMGLIKVSSQQFRQTIVMITHNEEIAQMADRIIRIEDGKLIGGAVG, from the coding sequence ATGAAGATATTAGAAGCCAATAACCTGAAGAAATTTTATGGCAGCGGTGAGACTGCCGTTCATGCTTTGGACGGGGTGACCCTCGAGGTGGAACATGGGGAATTTGTCGCCATCGTCGGCACATCCGGCAGCGGCAAGTCCACCCTGCTGCATATGCTCGGTGGTCTGGACCGGCCGACAAGCGGAAGCGTCACGGTCGACGGCAAGGACATCTTTTCGCTTAAAGATGAAGAATTGACCATTTTCCGCCGCCGAAAAATCGGGTTCGTCTTCCAAAATTATAATCTGGTGCCTGTCTTAAACGTGTATGAAAATATTGTGCTCCCGATTGAATTGGATGGGAAACAAGCGGACAAAAACTATGTGGACAAAATTGTAAATACGCTGGGACTTGAGAATAAACTAAACAATTTGCCGAACAATCTCTCCGGCGGACAGCAACAGCGCGTAGCCATTGCCAGAGCTCTGGCAGCGAAACCGGCGATTATTTTGGCCGACGAGCCGACCGGAAATCTGGACAGCAAGACCAGCATGGATGTCATGGGTCTTATTAAGGTGTCCAGTCAACAGTTCCGCCAAACAATCGTGATGATTACCCACAACGAAGAAATCGCCCAAATGGCGGACCGCATCATTCGCATTGAGGACGGTAAATTAATCGGCGGTGCGGTCGGATGA
- a CDS encoding ATP-binding cassette domain-containing protein: protein MHLEFRNVSYSYNGIEDVLSSISFSIDSHEIFCLSGRNGAGKSTLLKLLTKINCNYTGDIFLDGIELREWKREEVNGKIGICFQESVMYMDTIMNNITLGKQGIPIERLDAYIKLLDTKKFIQDGGNAQIIGKNFSLSGGQQQIVAILRTIFGNKEVLIFDEPTANLDRIVKQNFMAILEELKLDHTILLITHDRELESHFNKIILNA from the coding sequence ATGCATTTAGAATTCAGAAATGTAAGCTACAGCTATAACGGAATAGAAGATGTTCTATCGAGCATTAGCTTCTCTATCGATAGCCATGAGATTTTTTGTTTATCCGGACGCAATGGAGCCGGAAAAAGTACGCTGCTGAAATTATTAACGAAGATCAATTGCAATTATACGGGCGATATCTTTCTTGACGGGATAGAACTAAGGGAATGGAAACGGGAGGAGGTGAACGGTAAAATAGGCATTTGTTTTCAGGAATCTGTAATGTATATGGATACTATTATGAATAACATAACTTTAGGAAAACAGGGAATCCCTATCGAGCGATTGGATGCTTATATTAAGTTATTGGATACCAAGAAATTTATCCAGGATGGCGGAAACGCCCAAATCATCGGAAAAAATTTTTCCCTGTCCGGCGGACAACAGCAGATTGTTGCGATTTTACGGACCATTTTTGGCAATAAAGAGGTTTTAATTTTTGACGAGCCGACTGCAAATTTGGATCGCATTGTCAAACAAAATTTTATGGCTATATTAGAAGAGCTTAAGTTGGACCATACCATATTATTAATTACGCACGATAGGGAATTGGAGAGTCATTTCAATAAAATAATATTGAATGCTTAA